AAAATGAGATTAGAGATGATGAAACCTTATTAAATCTAGGAGCAGATTCCATCATCTTGACGGACTTTACTCGCAAAATCGAAGAGAAATTCAGCGTTAAGGTCAGAATAGATCAATTGTTTACCGATTTGCAAAGAATTGTTGATATAGCTAATTATCTCTCTAATTATATTGCACAGGAAGCATTAGAGACATCTGAGCCAATATCCGTAGGTAATATAATATTAAGTCAAAACTCCGAATTAAATAATTACCTGTGGGTAATTTCCCAATTACAACCGATTGTAGTTGCCTATATTCTCAAAGCTTTAGGAGCATTAGGTCAGAGCCTAAATCAGGCAGAAACTTGGACAACAGAAAACTTATTGCAAACTTTGCCCATTGCTCCCAAATATTATCTTTTAATCACTCGTTATTTAAAAACTTTAGAGCAAGCGGGAATTATTCAAAATCAAGGTAATGTCTGGACGGTAAAAAACTTACCTACGCCTTTTTCTTTACCAGAAACCATAGAAAATCTGCAAACACATTGTCCCGCAGCGAAACCTGAGTTGGAAATGTTGCAACGCTGTGGAGAAAATCTAGCAGAAGTCATAAAAGGAAATATAGATCCTTTAGAGTTAATTTTCCCAGCAGGTTCACTGATTCATGCAGAAAGCATATATGGCAATTCTCCTGTATCTCGTTTGATGAATCAACGAGTAGCCCAAGAAATTAACCGAATTTTAGAGAATTTTTCTAGTAGCGATCGCCCTTACCAAATTATCGAAGTTGGAGGTGGTACAGGTGCAACTTCCGAAGCAATTCTTAATAACTTAAATCTCACTAACGTAACTTATTCTTTTACCGAACTCTCTCCTGTTCTCCTCAATAAAGCCCGTCAAAAATTTCAACACAGAGATCATCTCAACTTCCATCAACTAAATATTGAAAAATCACCAATTTCTCAAGGGATACCAGCACATTCTTATCACATAGTTGTTGCGGCTAATGTGCTTCACAGTACCCGAAATATAACAGAAACCCTCAATCATATTCGGGAATTACTACTACCCGGTGGTTTTTTAGTCCTACTAGAAACAGTAGAAAATAATTCCTGGCTAGATTTAACTTTTGGACTCACACCAGGATGGTGGCGTTTTCAAGATAAAGAATTACGTTTAGATACTCCCTTGTTGAGTGGCGAAACTTGGTGTTCTGTTTTAAAACGTTGTGGTTTTACCACCACAGATATTTTTTCTCAACAAAACAATGTCAGCATCTACAATGGGCAAGAGTTAATTATTGCTTCCGCCCCTGCTGAAAGTGCTATTGTTAGCCAACCAAAAACAGTAGCTGTATCAATCCCCACCTCTGGCAAAGAAGCTTTGATGATGGCTCAATTACAATCTTTGAAAGACCTCAAAGATATACATGAAAAAACCATAATCAAGCAATTAGAAATACTCCAATCTGCATCTGTTGCACCAAGCCCGACATCAGAAGTTTTAATTAGACAGACAGAACCTGCGCCTCCTCAAAAAGCCACAATAGAAATTGCACCTCTCCCCCAGAAAATTAAAACTGATTCACCTAAAAAACCTAGCTCTCCCAGTTTAAACCCGCTTGCCTTAAAGCTGGCTGAAAATAAATCTTTAACGGAAAAACAGCAAGCTTTTATCAGCAATTTACAGATTATTTATAATCAAAAAACCGCGAAATCAAAGGCATATTCACAAAATAGCCGTAAAACAATGGTTGATGTCAAACCTACCATTGATTTCCGTATGGCTTTAAAAGAATTTCAATATCCCATTGTCTCAGAATCAGCCCAAGGTGCATATTTTCGGGATATCGACGGTAATGATTATATCGACTTAGCAATGGGATTTGGGGTTAACTTTTTTGGTCATAGTCCTGATTTCGTCATCGCAGCAGTTCAGCAGCAAATGCAACACGGAATAGGATTAGGAATGCAATCTAATATTGCGGCAGAAACGGCTGCTTTAATTAGTGAAATAACTGGTGTGGAGCGGGTGGCTTTTAGCAATACTGGCACAGAAGCAATTATGGCAGCAGTTCGCATTGCTCGTTCTCGGACAAAACGCTCAAAAATTGTCCTGTTTTCTGGTTCTTATCACGGTACTTTTGATGGCATTTTAGCGCGAGTCGGAGAAGAGCCAGGAACTGCTCAACCATTGAGTCTCGGTACACCATCAGGAATGGTTGAAGACGTAATAGTTCTTACTTATGGAGCCGAAGAAAGTCTAGAAATAATTGCGGCTCAAGCTGATAATTTAGCAGCAGTTTTAGTAGAACCAGTGCAAAGCCGTAAACCCGATTTACAGCCTCAAGAATTTCTGCAAAAATTACGCAAATTGACTCATGAAAAAGAGATCGCCTTAATTTTTGATGAAATTATTACTGGATTTCGCATGGCTCTAGGAGGAGCGCAGGAATGGTTTGACGTTGAGGCAGATATAGTAGTTTACGGTAAAGCCATTGGTGGCGGTTTGCCTATTAGTATGATCTGTGGTAAAGCAGATTTCTTAGATACAATTGATGGCGGTTTTTGGAGTTATGGAGATAATTCCCATCCGCACACAGAATTAACTGGTTATGGTGGGACTTTCTGCCGTCATCCTTTGGCTCTGGCTGCTTGTCGTGCAGTGCTGCTAAATTTACGCGCACAAGGTGGAACACTTCAGAAACGAGTCAATCAATTAACTAATCGATTAGCAACAGAAGTTAATGAATTCTTTCAAGAAACTGGAATTCCCATCCGCATAGTTAATTTTGGTTCTCTGTTTCGCTTTGAACCCTTTGGAGCTTATAGTCTTTTTCTACAACCAATTGAATTACCGCTTTTTTATTACTTACTAAATCTCAAAGGTATTTATACATGGGAAAAACGCGTTTGTTTTCTCTCTACAGATCATACCAATCAAGACATCGATAAAGTAGTAATTGCTGTCAAAGAAGCGATTAGAGAACTGCGACAAGCGGGTTTTTTTGAAAATGCCAAACCACCCCAAGCAAAGAAAAGAGAAGAAAGCGATCGCTCTGACGATGAAGATGGTAGGAGTAGTATAAACCAGAGATTTCCTACTAGTGAAGCGCAACGTCAACTTTGGCTATTGGCAGAATTAGACACAACCGCTTCCGCATCATATAACGTCACTACTTCCTTAGAACTTCGTGGTAACATAGAGATTTTATATTTACAGCAAGCTATTAATGAAGTAGTCAATCGTCATGAAGCTTTGCGAACCCAAATTTTAGAACAAGGCGAGTTACAGGAAGTTCTCAATACTGTCAAAATTGACTTACCGCTCATCAATTTAATAGATGCAGAAAATCCCGAAGCTGCTGCTTTAACATTAAGAACTCAGCTATCTCAAAAGCCTTTTGATTTAGGTAGCGCTCCACTATTTGCAGCTGTTTTGATGCGTTTAGCACCTGAACACTATCTACTATCTTTAAAAACCCATCATATCGTTGCCGATGGTTGGTCACTAGGGCTAATTTTGAATGAAATCGGCAAACTTTATTCAGCTAAAATTGGCGTTTCTACAGACAATTTAGCGCCACCAATGCAGTTTCGCCAATATTTAGCTTTGCGACAACAAGAAGCGCAAAGTTCACAGATGCAAGAGCATCGTGATTTTTGGTTGAAAACCTATGAGGGAGAAATTCCCGTATTTGAGCTTCCTACTGACTTTCCTCGTCCTGCTGTCAAAACTTACACAGGAGGTAGAGAAAGTAAAATTATTGCTCCTCAACTGTGGCGAAACTTGCAAACTGTAGGACGCAAAAACCAAGCAACATTATTTATGACCATGTTCGCCGCTTACACAGCTTTTCTGCGGCGAATTTCTGGTGATGATGATTTAGTCATTGGTATTCCCATTTCTGGACGACAATTTGAGGGAAGTGAGGGCTTAGTTGGTTTTTGTTCGCAATTTTTACCAGTTCGCATCCAGACAAATATCACTGCTTCTTTTGTTGACCATCTTCGCCATACTAAAGAAACACTCATAGCTGCCTTTAAGCACCAAAGTCATGCCTTAGAAGAGTTATTAGCAGCTTTACAATTACAACGGGATTTTTCTCGTTCTCCCTTGATATCCGTATCTTTCAATATGGACCCTAGTTTAACTCTACCTGAGTTTGAGGGATTAGAAGTATTGTTGCCGCCAGAGCCAATTGGATACACTCCTTTCGATTTAGGCTTTAATTTCATCGAAATCAATGACGCGCTGATTATCTACTGTAACTACAATACAGAATTGTTTAAACCAGAAACTATCAAACAGTTTCTCGAAAGTTTTGAATTTTTGATGGAGGGCGTAATTAATAATGGCAATAGGTTACTTTCTCAGTTGCCTTTATTAACACAGTCGCAAGAGGCAAAATTACTAGCAGAGTTGCAAGGACAAACCATAGATTTTCCCCAAACCGCCACAATCATTGATGACTTTATTGCAAAAGTTAATTCTACACCAAATGCACCAGCATTAATTGTGGGGGACAATACTCTCAGCTATGGAGAATTGAATCAGAAGGTTAATCAATTAACAAATTACTTGCATCAAAAATATCAGCTTAGTTACGGAAAAGCGATCGCACTCATAATTGGACGTAATCAAAACTTAATTATCGCCATTCTTGCTACTTTCAAAACTGGAGCTACTTATGTTCCCATAGATCCAGAATATCCTCAGAGCCGCATCGATTTTATCTTAAAAGATAGTGGTTGTGATGTCTGTCTCACCGAGAGTAATTTTGTTTCTCAATTACCTCAAGATATAGAAGCAATTTGCTTGGATAAAATTGATCATACTCTGGCAAAATTTGACACCAGTGAACCTCATATTAAACGAGACTCTAGCCAAATTGCCTATATTTTATATACTTCTGGCTCAACAGGAACCCCCAAAGGAGTCATGGGTTGTCACATCTCTATTTTGAATGTAATTCGGAGTTTACGACTTACCTTTGACTTAGATCAACATCCTGACTGGCACTATATCTTTACCGCACCTATCACCCATGATCCCTCTTTGCGGAATATTTTTCTCCCGTTAACAATCGGCGCTGCTTTATATATGTACGAAGTCAAGCATATAGGGCATTTAGTTTCCTTTTTACAGGAAAACCAAATTAATGCACTGCACACAACGCCATCTATTTATCGGGAAATCTTGGCTGTACTTGACACTGGAGAAACTATCCCCAGCT
The window above is part of the Nodularia spumigena CCY9414 genome. Proteins encoded here:
- a CDS encoding hybrid non-ribosomal peptide synthetase/type I polyketide synthase produces the protein MAQNIDNKKLIAATLSKMEAMQARITELETRQSAPIAVIGMGCRFPGGISSPEIYWNYCQAGGDAIVEVPANRWDISKYYAPEPTPGKMNSRYGGFLQEDITEFDARFFSISAREATSMDPQQRLLLEVTWEALENANIPPTNLAGDRVGVFVGITSVDHAMTVYKSNYEQIDSFFGTGNSLSAAAGRLSYFLNLRGPAMSIDAACASSLVAIHQAIRSLRNHECELALVAGVNLILNPAITINLSQSGMMSPDGRCKTFDAAANGYVRGEGCGVLVLQRLSAAQKKGDRILAVLRGSAVNHNGAAAGLTVPSGPAQQDLLRQALTDARVSPQEVGYIEAHGTGTSLGDPIEMNAIAAVYGKRSQPLYVGSVKTNIGHLEAAAGIAGMIKTILSLQHGEIPPHLHFQKPNPLINWQGYPIKIPSQIIPWSNHGEIRIAGVSSFGFSGTNAHVIVEQAPAAKTTEIKLQRPSHLLTISAHNETALKELAQRFHTRLESDPEIGDICHSAAIGRSPLPERLAIVADTLPELQQKLSAFANEKTIDHLTFSQRFSGEKQPKIAFLFTGQGACYAGMGEQLYQTQPTFRKYIDQCADILANHLEYSLQNILFGNQTDLLNQTAYAQPAIFALEYSLTMLWKSWGIEPNLLIGHSVGEYVAACVAGVFSLEAGLQLVVKRGQLMQTAPTGKMAVVFADQATVLSLLENYTDTVSIAAINHPQQIVISGESHSIDQIIANCKTQNIPVQFLSLSGAYHSPLMEPILDEFETAAQSIDYDEPKTLLLSGIDGQPLETAPNASYWRKQCRQTVQFLQSIITALNKGYNLFLEIGYRPILAEQGRRYHDEAIWLSSLNRGLDSWQTMLATLAQLYIHGVSFNAEKFNQDYGYRNVQLPTYPFQRKRFQFQPPSQINEEHIEREQTKMTVAKVSHTQKHQQEIGKQLKSILAVLLKEDENEIRDDETLLNLGADSIILTDFTRKIEEKFSVKVRIDQLFTDLQRIVDIANYLSNYIAQEALETSEPISVGNIILSQNSELNNYLWVISQLQPIVVAYILKALGALGQSLNQAETWTTENLLQTLPIAPKYYLLITRYLKTLEQAGIIQNQGNVWTVKNLPTPFSLPETIENLQTHCPAAKPELEMLQRCGENLAEVIKGNIDPLELIFPAGSLIHAESIYGNSPVSRLMNQRVAQEINRILENFSSSDRPYQIIEVGGGTGATSEAILNNLNLTNVTYSFTELSPVLLNKARQKFQHRDHLNFHQLNIEKSPISQGIPAHSYHIVVAANVLHSTRNITETLNHIRELLLPGGFLVLLETVENNSWLDLTFGLTPGWWRFQDKELRLDTPLLSGETWCSVLKRCGFTTTDIFSQQNNVSIYNGQELIIASAPAESAIVSQPKTVAVSIPTSGKEALMMAQLQSLKDLKDIHEKTIIKQLEILQSASVAPSPTSEVLIRQTEPAPPQKATIEIAPLPQKIKTDSPKKPSSPSLNPLALKLAENKSLTEKQQAFISNLQIIYNQKTAKSKAYSQNSRKTMVDVKPTIDFRMALKEFQYPIVSESAQGAYFRDIDGNDYIDLAMGFGVNFFGHSPDFVIAAVQQQMQHGIGLGMQSNIAAETAALISEITGVERVAFSNTGTEAIMAAVRIARSRTKRSKIVLFSGSYHGTFDGILARVGEEPGTAQPLSLGTPSGMVEDVIVLTYGAEESLEIIAAQADNLAAVLVEPVQSRKPDLQPQEFLQKLRKLTHEKEIALIFDEIITGFRMALGGAQEWFDVEADIVVYGKAIGGGLPISMICGKADFLDTIDGGFWSYGDNSHPHTELTGYGGTFCRHPLALAACRAVLLNLRAQGGTLQKRVNQLTNRLATEVNEFFQETGIPIRIVNFGSLFRFEPFGAYSLFLQPIELPLFYYLLNLKGIYTWEKRVCFLSTDHTNQDIDKVVIAVKEAIRELRQAGFFENAKPPQAKKREESDRSDDEDGRSSINQRFPTSEAQRQLWLLAELDTTASASYNVTTSLELRGNIEILYLQQAINEVVNRHEALRTQILEQGELQEVLNTVKIDLPLINLIDAENPEAAALTLRTQLSQKPFDLGSAPLFAAVLMRLAPEHYLLSLKTHHIVADGWSLGLILNEIGKLYSAKIGVSTDNLAPPMQFRQYLALRQQEAQSSQMQEHRDFWLKTYEGEIPVFELPTDFPRPAVKTYTGGRESKIIAPQLWRNLQTVGRKNQATLFMTMFAAYTAFLRRISGDDDLVIGIPISGRQFEGSEGLVGFCSQFLPVRIQTNITASFVDHLRHTKETLIAAFKHQSHALEELLAALQLQRDFSRSPLISVSFNMDPSLTLPEFEGLEVLLPPEPIGYTPFDLGFNFIEINDALIIYCNYNTELFKPETIKQFLESFEFLMEGVINNGNRLLSQLPLLTQSQEAKLLAELQGQTIDFPQTATIIDDFIAKVNSTPNAPALIVGDNTLSYGELNQKVNQLTNYLHQKYQLSYGKAIALIIGRNQNLIIAILATFKTGATYVPIDPEYPQSRIDFILKDSGCDVCLTESNFVSQLPQDIEAICLDKIDHTLAKFDTSEPHIKRDSSQIAYILYTSGSTGTPKGVMGCHISILNVIRSLRLTFDLDQHPDWHYIFTAPITHDPSLRNIFLPLTIGAALYMYEVKHIGHLVSFLQENQINALHTTPSIYREILAVLDTGETIPSLKYISAGGEKLDRETAIALRKRFPADIVSNVYGSTETCVGVAQYRIDENLNTDVPLGEVFHNNRLFVLDEFNNTVPLHVVGEICVEGVALAAGYHNLPQITAEKFQPSFMTEGKTIFRTGDLGKQIAPGVIEFLGRKDNQVKVNGYRIDPGEIEYQLSRHSQIERAIVLPTNVDNQTQLSAYCKTESDIEISEIREFLSNFLPVYMIPTFFIFLKQFPLTRHGKIDLRSLAEFKGIGNLTQLAYTAPRNNLESKLVHIWEKILTKQPIGIFDNFFEIGGHSLLLSRVVTHVHKELNVLVKLAEFFKVPTIAGLAALVSKTQYDYQEPIPAITQQTSYPMSHGQRRLWALEFLDRNHTAYGMPSAYLFKGNLNIAAFENAFQHLLQRHEILRTTFTLIDNEPRQVVHESMNFQVKQIDLTEDEEQAEIIAEAIHNNAKNTFNLETGSLLKVNLLKVTQQSYIVLFNMHHIISDGWSAGVLIKDFLVLYHAYGQQNLELPPPLRIHYKDYSSWQEKRLNTSELQAQRDYWLNKLTPAPTRLNLPLDYARPGVQSFQGSAVIWQPDPELIKGFRVLLQNQESSLFMGLLTLVKSFLFCYTEQNEITVGSPIAGRNHPDLEEQIGFYVNMLVLRDQIAVDDSFATLLAKVKTTTLEAYDNQEYPFDKLVSDLNFPRDPSRNPLFDTAIVLQNNQNVELLLDGITVHPLDQEIVSAKFDLEFTFVEESQLYLKLIYNTDIFVHERISLMLKLLEGLLEEIVKLPEIPFLKLSFNTENSDEGDSKLFATNFNF